The region TGATTTCCCCACAGTCTGCAGCTCTCCATTTTGTTGGTCTAAGATGAACTCCAAGATACTTAAGTGGGAAAGAGCCTTCTTTCATTTGAGTAATCTCCAAAAGTTGAGCTTTGCAACCCTCTCTAATGCCTCCAAAGTATATATGAGACTTAGTGTTGTTGATTGAGAGGCCTGTTGTGGCACAAAAGCTATCAATAGCTGACTGAGTAAGTCTCATTGATTTCTCATTACCTTTACAAAAAATCACTAGATCATCTGCAAAACAGAGATTGACAAGTTTTAAATGCTTACATAAGGGATGGAAACCAAAACCTTTTTGTTCATAAGTCTGAAGTAGAAGCCGAGATAGATACTCCATAATCAAAACAAATAAAAGAGGAGATATTGGATCTCCTTGTCTAAGGCCCTTTTCCCCTCTAAAGGTGCCATGAAGTCGACCATTGAGTATCAACGAATAAGAGGTTCCCTTTAAACAAACCAGCACCCAATGAATGAACCTCGAAGGGAAACAAAGACCCTTGAGAAGGTCAGCCACAAACTGCCAATCAATTGTATCGTAAGCTTTACTGAGATCGATCTTCATAATACATCTAGCTGAAATGTTTTTTCTTGTATAACCCTTGAGCAAGTCCTGAAAAATAAGTATATTATGCGCCAAGAGACGATTTTTGATAAAAGCCCCTTGATTACTGTGGATCAATGTAGGAAGGACTTCAGACAAACGAGAACAAAGAATTTTAGAAATGCATTTATAGAGCGTATTGCAGCAAGCAATAGGTCTATAATCTGCTGCATTTTTTGGGAAATCAATCTTCGGAATGAGGGAGATAACAGTCTCATTAAGTTCGTTGGGAAGAACACCATCACGAAAAAAATTTAGCACAGCCATGCAAATATCATTTCCTATCTCATTCCAAAGGCCTTTGAAAAAACCCGCACCAAACCCGTCCGGACCGGGGCTCTTAATTGAGTGAATGCCAAACATAGCTTCTTTCACATCTTCCTTCGTGAAAGGCCTGATCAATTTGACCTGCTGCGAAACAGAAAGCTTTTCACCAAAACTCAGGCTATTGGTATCGATCTTATTATTGGCCGAGCTCTTCTTCCCCATGAAGTTCCTGAAGTGATTAAAGTAGTGCTCTACCaccttatcataatcatcaattacCTCCTCATTTACCACAAATGAAGTGATTCTGTTCTCAGCCCTCCTCTTCTTCATGATTGCATGAAAGTAATGGGAATTCTCATCATTAAATTGCAGCCATGTTATTTTACTGGTTTGTTGGAGGAAACTAACATACCTCTTCCTAGCTTGAATAAGCTCTTGAAGCTTGACTTGTTCAGTTAATTGGTGCACTGTATTGAGAGGGTCATTAGCTAAGGCACCTTGGGCCAAATTGAAGCTTTCCTTAGCTACCTGATAGCTGTGAGGAATGTCTCCTAATTCCTTTTTGTGGAATTTCTTTAACTCATGTTTCACCCTGTAGAGTTTTAGGATAATACCAGCAAGGCCTTCCTTAGTAGTAGCTTTGTTCTAGCTATCAAGAACAATGTCTTTGAACATACTATGGAACATCCAGCAGTCAAAGAACCTAAAAGGCTTGATTCCAATATTCCCTATAACATGGTTCTTGATTACACAATAACTATGATATGAAATACTGTCCCATTTACAAATTCCTTCTGTGTTAGGAAAGTGATCCAACCATTTTTCATTAGTAAAGACCCTATCCAACTTTGAGTAAATCCGATCCCCTATATCATGCTTATTGGACCAGGTGTACGAGGAACTAGCACAACGAAATTCATCTAATTGGCCTAAAGAAAGCCAATTTTGAGCATCAAAAACCTCCTTAGCAATTATAGGTCTACCTCCATTCCTGTCTTGATAGCTAAACATAGCATTGAAATCTCCTAAAACAATCCAAGGAAGGTTTAAGTATCCTAACCCAGCAAGCTTATCCCACAATACTTTCCTATCCATAATAGAATTAGAGCCATAAACAGCAGTTAAAAAGAACTCTGTTTTATGACCAGGAACTCTGATTTTACAATGCACAAACTGAGTGTCTTCGCCAAGAATTTGAACTTGCACAAACTTCGATTGCCAAATAAGCAATATTCTGTAAGATATCACACTACTCGAGTAATAATCCCAGTTAGGAAAACTATTACTGATTATTCCTGCTGTTTTCTCATGGTGGACTTTGGTCTCAAAGAGCGCCCCAAAACCAATATTATTCAAATGACACAAGTCACGAATATCTCTCTGTTTATTTCCTTTATTCATACCCCGAACATTCCTACTAAGGATATTGCACTTCTCCATATTGACTAGAGTTAGAAGTGGTAGCCAAATTCCCATCCCTTGGCTCTTGAAGCGCTGCATAGCCATTTCGAGTTATTGCTTTAGAAGGCAGGACAGTATTGGTCTTGGTACCTCTCCTTCTTGGCGTTATCCACTCGCCCCCCATTCCTATATCCTTTGCCACACCTGTTTTACTGACAGTAACTTGCTTTGCTGCTGTACCTACATTAGAATTAGCTGACTTGTTTACAGTAATAGCAGCTGTTTCACATGAATGAAAGGCATCCTGAGAAGTAGCAGAAATTCCAATAACAGCAGCTGATTCACTTAAGGCATCCTGAGAAGTAGTAGCCTGCTTATTATCAACAGATGGTTCAGCCATATTCTTTTCAGCAACCATCTCTGGTTTCTTAGTATCTGGATTGGACTTCTTAACCCAAATGTACCCTTTATCCTTCGAATAATTCACCACAGTGTGACCCAAACAGTCACAAGCTTTGCATTTAGAAGGAAGCCATTCGTACTCCACCAATTGGTCAACTAGCTGATCTCTTTCATTAACAAACGAGATAGTTTTAGGGGGGGTCTCAGAGATTTCCATGTCAACAAGGACTCTCGCAAATTTGACCATCGATCTATCACGAGTAACTTGATCAATCATAATGGGTTTGCCTATAGTGCTAACTAAAGCACTTAGACTATTACGACCCCAATATTGAAGCCCCAAGCCGTCTAAACTAACCCAAACCGGAACCGATTTCACCATTTGCATTGTGTCCATATCAGATGTCCAGGGCCGAAGAACAACCGGTTTTTTGTCGAAGTGAATCACACAAGTTTCCAGGACTAGATCCCTAGTAGCAATATCTCGAAAGCTAACCAAGGCAAATCCAGAATTCATACGGACTATCCGATCAATACCAAGGTTACCCCAGTCTCTTTTCACAAATCCTTCAAAAACTCGAAAAGGGGGATTAGCACCCAAAACTACACAAACAATCAATGAGCGCCAAAAAGATGCTTCAACCTCAATTTCATCCATGTCTAGTTTAGCTATTATTTGATCCCCAACCTTCATAGGCTCTATGAAATCCAAGCTAGTAGACGGAGTTTTCACCTGATTGGCTTTGAATTTGCTCCACACATCTTTGGCTGAGTTCTGATAATCagttttctccacctcctcggccCAACTAGCTGCTTTGGACGAACCAGGTATGCCCTCTGTATCCTCTGGCAACAATTGCTCAGCATATGAATCAGCTTCCAAAACTTCACATGGGTCATGGTATTCCTCAACATTATTCTCCAGTACGACATGTTCTTGAATTGAAGGGAGATCTGGTTTCGTCTGAAGAAAATCCGTAGAAACGGCCACCGCCGCCGGCTTCGGCGCCTCCTTTTTCTTCCGACCCATGGGGAGAGAGAAGGAAGCTCCACACGCcttttggtatattttattaaaaactaaaaaaaattatagaagcaatgaagctttttttttaatattattattttagttttttctttccatttgattttgaAGTTGTTCATGTTCACGTTTGTTGTGTTGGAAGTAATTTACAATAGAAGAATACACCTAGAAACTAAAATGATGGATAATGATAGAAgagctttttatttttatttttattttttaataataaggTGCATGGACATTTTTGGTTTCCGGTTATGTCATGGGCATTTATGGTTTTTGTTATGTACATATATTGTGAATGATGGGTCTTGTTTGAAACAAATTTAACTCCAATAAAAAAATGTTGTGGCTTGGTGATGTGGATATTTTTCTCTAAAGGATTAGTCCAAGGTAAATCTAGATGAAATAATTTTTATTTCACTATTATGCGCTTATAGTGGATTTTTTTCTATTAAATTGAAGGCttagagtattttaatgataatatgAAACATAAATAATCACTCCTAATCTAAAGCACTATGCTAGcgtaaatatttttaatatatatcatCTAAAATATTCCAAAAAGTGTTGGAAAATGTATCATACATAATCATCTAAAAAAAAAGTGAAATGGTTTGTGTGATAGTAAATATTGCTTGTGACTTTACTAGTTTCTCTTAAACTTAATAGCTAGCTCTATTGGTGTTAGAAACTAGTAATTTGTtacaatatttttaattttaactaGTTATTCCATTAGTTTTTTTAGATTATGATACTTGTACGTTGTAAACAGATACCATGTACTCTGAAATTTTAGATTTTAGAAAATTAGTAGCAGGTTACAGctgaaaaattaaaattgataACTAGTTATTCCATCGtgctcaatttttattttttatttattttttatatagacTTGTAACCAATTATCATGGACTTTGAAACTGAAAATCTAGTAATTGCTACTTTTTAGTCTTTCTAATATACTATTAACTAATACTCTTTGAAATTAAACAGAATGATGATTAATTACTCTAATAGCTTATTTGAAAAGTGAAAATAATGATAACTAGTTAGTGCATTGTGTTTTTTGTTTTGTAGATTATGATAGACTTGTAATTGGTTACCGTGCACTTTAAAATTGAAGAAACTAATAACAGGTTACTTTAGAGTCTTttcaaaatattattaattacttCCATACATTATGAAACTGAAGAAGAACAAAATCTTGTTACTTTGATAACTTATTTGGAAATACTAATTCCCCCGCAAGGATGTTTTGTTTGTGGTATTAGTATAAAATTTACAAGAAACGCTTCAATGATATCATTgagatttcttcttcctcttctttttttttttaaataattattgaaccCCCAAAAGAAAGTGACGGATAAGATCATTAATGATCCCTTTATTagtttcaaataaatatatatattttttatcccGTATTTAAAGAGCTATATAACAACACATAATAATCATATTGATCAGAGTCCTTGAGAGATTTCTAACTTGCGCAAGCAAGTTCCCATTTATTAACTTTTTTCTAGTTCTTTGAGTTTtgtattcttttcttttctttttctttttttaaaaaaaattgtatcattTTCCTGGTGAGTTTTGTATCATTTTCGTTATCGATGATTTCCAATAAAGAAAACAATAATTTAATTAGCTACTTTTAATAATATTGATATGTATATTATTgaattgtttttttaataaaaaaaccaCTTTAAAATATGTGCCAACTTGTTAACCAAAAGTGTAATTGTATTTGGCAACACCATTTACATTGTCCATGGCTATCTATATCAAATAGTGTAAATATTTGATACATTCTGAGACGCTTTCGTCTACGTTGAAGACGATGTCTCCATCGGTGGACCGAAAATATAGTTTATATATGGATAAATAGGAAAGATAtaattacttatatatatatatatatatatgtagtattAATGTTTAAAAGTGTCTATaaaatatatatgattatatatatttttatatgcaGGTACGTACATATGAgaattgtttaaatatatatagtatAATAAGTGTAACTTCCTAAAAATTTTAATAAGACTTAATGCATTGATTAGGGGGCTGGAAATGTAATATTGGACTATCAGGtaattttaattgattaattatgtgattatgtgaatttgcatgagttatattattatataactttgcatgtttaagtgtattataTATACTTATACGCCCGTTTTTGGTAAAGACGGCATTGTTACAATTTTAGCTCGCTGAGGGTATATAGTTGTGATTGtatgtgctatgtgcttgagCCCACactattatgtgagtatatttgagatatttggcaGGAGACGACCCTTTTGAGCAAggtagtggtttagtcacaataGGGATTCATACCCAATTCGGGGTGAGCTAAGGGGTATTCTGGGTGATCTGGTGAGTCACCGAGATTTATTGTAGTAGGAGTCATATTTTGGAAAAAATAGTGGGATTCCAGGTTAGCAAAATTATCTAGGAAATTTTAAGTATAGAGCGGGATCAGAGAgtcaaaatgacatttttgtCTTTATGGGGTGTTGAGAGCAGAATGGGTTGAGTGGGGGTATTTCGATCATTTGGGACCGTTTGAATATATCAGTTAGACTGAGTTCATTAACTCGGAAAACTcacactccccccccccccccccccccccctctctcgttctctctcaaaactcCCAATCGATTTTTAAAGACATCTTGAGTTCTAGAGCTTGGATTCAAGCGGGGTAAGAATCATAGTGATTCTGGAGAagtttaaaagtttttaagcatAACTTTCAGCTGGGGAACAATtttatcagaggtaatttaaggtTTTAAAtgctgagtttttttttttttgagttttctttaatttttgagtttggttgatgtGTTTAAGGGATGTGTTTTGATGTTTGTGAGCCTAATTGAGACCATTTATGCGGTCAAATTGTATTAAAATCGTGTTTTGGGACAATTTTGGGGAGTTTAGAAATTTGGAAAATgttggaattctgggttcgcggggttgtGCCGCGGAGTTGTTCTTGGAGCGCCGCAACCCATATGAAATCAGGGGCGTTGGGGTTCCTCTGAACCGCCTTAGCGCCGCGGTGCCTGGTTGGCTGCCTTAGGACATGTCCAGTGAAAATAGGACCAGGGTTCTCTGCCTTAGGACGTGTCGCGACCCTTCAAGGGTGCGCCACGACACTAATTGGGAAGAATAGCCAAGTGAGGTTTCGAGTtgcggggactcaaacctaagggtttGGGAAGGattattgtaacaccctactacccagggaccgtgacattgtgtattttaaatagtgttggactcgctaaaatgagtcatttggccataatcgtgaaattaaacgtgattaatggttaaaatttttggtcaaaaggtacaATCATTTTACTAAAACgcttacttccatacatgggatcccaaaatacatttaaaaaggttaactacaattgaaaagttacaaccagctgacctaagtggaaaaatagggtttaaccctagttctttaaaacctcgaccgtggtggtcgagcagccgcatatgtatacatcgtcgcctaagctctccaactcaaggatgatccaactttcttttccccttacctgcaccacaaagcacccgtgagccaaggctcagcaagaaaacttaaacatgctcataagtagttaataacatgttaccaaatcataataagcatgcctagcagtaataaccctactcatgcatgcataccattcatttAAATGACTACATTGACATATGGGACTAATTGCcttagataaatgatcaatgcatCATACCGGGGCTCGTTGCCCaaaatatatgattaatgaatcatactggggcttagcgccctaatacatgattaataaatcatactgagGCTCAGCGCCCTAAcacataattaataaatcataccaGGGCTTAGCGCCCTAGGGTATGGGACGAATGAGTCACCCGGGGctctttgccctatcctctgcataaccagccttagagctggcctagAGTACCTGGCActataattttccacgaccaataggtcggttaagtgtatatcacgctcctgattaggcataaccatatcgaccagcgctcagcatgctattgccgtcccttgactcataagtcaatgcttttcaaccagcactcaacgtgctattgctgtccttgactcataagttaatgcttttcgaccagcactcagcgtgctaagaccgttcttaacttataagtcaagtgtggggcccaaccctaggatataggactagtaagtcaccccagggcccattgctctatcctctatataaccaaccttggagctggcccagtgtaCCCGGCGCTgtagttttccacgaccaataggtcagacaagcgtatgatgcactcctggttAGCCCAACCAAAATGACCACCGCTCAGTGCTATTTCCGCCAttgattgataagtcaatgctttacgaccaacactcagcgCTATTACCGtccttgattgataagtcaatgctttacgaccagcgctcaacactTTTGTcttccttgactgataagtcaatgctttatgaccagcgcTTAGCACTATTAATGTTCTTGagtgataagtcaatgctttacgaccagcgctcaacgctattgctgtccttgactgataagtcaatgctttacgaccagcgctcaacgctagtgtcgtccttgactaataagtcaagcctttctcaataagataatgcagaccaacatatatcatatatcaaatatccagatacaaagaattcaacatgcttaatcaacaatcacaagcataatcataatcatgcacattctcatgcgtccatgccctattcatattcttGTTTAACATTTTGGcacaagccataatcacatgtatcacatactgggtacaattttcttacctttggtccaagcataggttatgAATGAAcgactgtaacgtcccaaattccctaataaggcttagggccttgattacggGGGGCAGGAAGGAAAATTgtggaaattatgtgtttatgtgatatatatatgtatatcattatatgattatgtgagttatattataatatgacttgatatgcatgtttaggtgtattaaatatgcacgtgggcccttttttattaaaagggttattttcgtaatttggccctaTAACGTCCTgtgtttcgggtacctttaaacgactcgggtcgggattgttttccccgagttaagaatattatatttgtttggaatttatttccatgagttattgctagccaaattatgaattttgtgattaaaagtcaagattagactttcggtcttggactgacacaaaaaccctaatcgggtaaaaatctcagaaaataaaatgaaaaactatggaaaatatattttgggcataaaatacattcataaaaattaaattttggtaaaaaaataataaacctaagagaaaatggaaattttagggcattttgtgttaaatgcttaattttaccgaattgaggaattttattccatgaatagaccttcggttaaattttattgtgtgattaattaaattaaatgtgagagacatttaatttaattattatgtgttaatttatatttatttttaaatataataactttattatgagtgaaaaatgttatagaaagccaatttgaatttttcttcttaggaaatatttattaaccattataatatatatatatatatataacataaataaaataaaggctGGCCGATCATGTGAGGGAAAATATTGGGTAGACCaaattattttagttttaatcCCCATTTTAAATTTAGGGCTAATAGGTATCAAGTggatagtaaaaaaaaaacactcaagtgttttaagatatttaagagttgtctaaactcttctaaccctccccaaaaccgaccccctctctctcacaatcactctcatcttgtttgaaaattctctctcaagttttttctcaattttcaacctcaagaacactaagaaggcttggaagcttaagctttggtctaggaagggtttccctaaggtgaagtttcaaaaaactagacttttataaatttttaaccatagatttttcaatagctaactatatatgtggttgggggagttggttaaggttttgaaatagttttgaaggatccaaagctagtagaaacatccaAACCTAAagtaagaacaacaagaggtaaaaagttactttttattgttgttattgtatggtttttatttttaagcattattttttatagttaatccttaaagtttcttattggtgatgtaataagactatggtagttgctttataatttttatgatgcttgtgtgttgattttttaaaatagggaccaaaatccctaagggttttgttgaaaaccctaaaagaaaaatacaagttttgagctgtgacttccaaggggtcaagcatccattgtatattgattttgtaaaattaaattgaattgtgattttttgagattgagtacataaaattgagcttttaaaACACTAAAAATGTTtcgaaatgagtgagttatgctatttcaaagtttaggtaaaaaactgttttttcgtattcttaatttcgagaccaagtttggacagatactgtataggtcaaataaacccaattttttctaaaaattggtgaacatattcttggcataacctggtattccactgtaaaagttggtaacaaaatactgaatggtttgaaagttattaagaaccaaagtttggaaaaaataaggacttaaaaataaggtcatttttattaagaaaaataaaaggaaaattaagagattattttcttgaaaaataattaaggaatttaattagtattttctggatataataccggctaaaatcttctatatatttaaccaacttgttgaaagtacgggttaatagcgatactttaaagaataagatttttagcggattgtgggaaaatactattgtgatacccgagcctaggtatcaagaCCATAGGACAGGTCTTCCCGAGatttagggtttagtctcaaatttttgagtatgaatttcttgaatgagtttaaaaccaaataaggatctttaatccttacaaatgattttgaaaatgactaaattgcccaaaataataataatgaattatgagtgccataattaatccgagtatactgtatggataactacagtattgacTAAGCGTAACTGCACTGTACGTttgagggtgaaatcctgctgagagctaaggacaccaagtaagtcaacttatattgtgtggcgacaacatgaaatgactattgtattgtatgttagtatagggacacatgcacatatatacactgtcgtagaaagtttgcataaagacgttagtctagtgggtgctgattcAAAAAATATGactggtagatatccgtcatattctagacggctgatcctCATCACACTGcctgattttattatgtccggttcaaTACTGCGacaagtggccaagaggtgaggattgttggtttaaacctaggggcaccaaaatgaatgggacctaggggccctcatgcttacttaattagtgaacggttagaacccgagcaagtgctctgataagttattcctggatagtagtcatgaatattggccattcagtaagagtgcctagagatactaggggttgccaagtttgagtgaggctgaacaccctaggggcaactactcaccagcaccactgattaacatagaagtatctgtaaacccgtgtaacttcgattacactcttggatagtAGCGATTCCCTAGGTAACTTGAAgtttacccttgtgagggatttactcttggataagtagcgatgccctaggtatcTCAAtagttactgtaacgccctaaactccagggaccgttacggtgtgcattttaaacagtgctaaactcgctaattgagtcatttggccataatcgtgtaactaagtatgattagcggtttagggttaaattttttggttaagatataacgtttcactaaaacgtttaacgtatacattgggatcccaaaaatataatttaaaggtaaattacaacaaaagacttacaaccagccgacctaagtggcaaaataaggtttaaccctagttcctctttcaaccttcgaccatggtggtcgatcagccgcatatgtacacatcgtcacctaagctctccaactcaaggatggtccgactttctttttcctttacctgcaccacatagcacccatgagccgaagctcagcaagaaaacttaatatgctcatgaacaagtaataacatgttactaagtcataacaggcatgcctagaagtaataaccctactcatgcatgcaagcaggtacaaatgaatgtttatggagtcctgcactctgagtagatgac is a window of Humulus lupulus chromosome 4, drHumLupu1.1, whole genome shotgun sequence DNA encoding:
- the LOC133832131 gene encoding uncharacterized protein LOC133832131, producing the protein MGRKKKEAPKPAAVAVSTDFLQTKPDLPSIQEHVVLENNVEEYHDPCEVLEADSYAEQLLPEDTEGIPGSSKAASWAEEVEKTDYQNSAKDVWSKFKANQVKTPSTSLDFIEPMKVGDQIIAKLDMDEIEVEASFWRSLIVCVVLGANPPFRVFEGFVKRDWGNLGIDRIVRMNSGFALVSFRDIATRDLVLETCVIHFDKKPVVLRPWTSDMDTMQMVKSVPVWVSLDGLGLQYWGRNSLSALVSTIGKPIMIDQVTRDRSMVKFARVLVDMEISETPPKTISFVNERDQLVDQLVEYEWLPSKCKACDCLGHTVVNYSKDKGYIWVKKSNPDTKKPEMVAEKNMAEPSVDNKQATTSQDALSESAAVIGISATSQDAFHSCETAAITVNKSANSNVGTAAKQVTVSKTGVAKDIGMGGEWITPRRRGTKTNTVLPSKAITRNGYAALQEPRDGNLATTSNSSQYGEVQYP